From the Actinomyces sp. zg-332 genome, the window AATCATAAAGCGTACATAACTTTTTATCCTTATGCTTGGAAATACAAATGTATAAGGGCTGTATTGAAGTTACAGTTAGTATTTATTAATAGGGTTTATTTACGAGCTAAAATAAATTAGTAAAAGCTAGATTGATAAATGTAAATATATTTGAATGGAAATATAATTGTTATAAAGTAAAAAATTTCTCAAAACTGACAATAATATAAAATCTATAGAGAAAAATAACGTGCATCTAAAGTAAAATAGAGTTGGAATATTAAGAATATATACGAGCATATTGGATGATAATGAATAATCAAGACACGACAGTTACTTCAAAAGATTTAGCAGAACTTGAAAGACAACTTGATAGGGCCCCTAGGGGAGTTGAAAAAATTCCAGCAAGGTGTGTTTGCGGGAACCCTTTAACAGTAATGACTTCTCCTAGACTAGAAGATGGTACTCCGTTCCCTACAGTTTTTTATTTGACTCATCCAGGAGCAGTAAGGGCTTGTTCGGTCTTAGAGGCGGAAAAATTCATGGAGACTATGAATGATACTTTGCAAAATGACATTGAGCTTCAGAAAAAATATTCTAAGGCACACGAAAATTATATTGCTCAGCGTGAACAGCTAGGCGAAGTGCCTGAAATAAAGAACGTTTCTGCAGGCGGTATGCCAACTCGAATAAAATGTTTGCACGCTCTTTTGGGACACACTCTTAGTGTTGGTCGTGGAATTAATCCAATCGGGGACTGGGTATTAGACGTTATAACTGAACGTAATCTTTGGAATGAAAGTGAGTGCTTCTGTAAGAAAGAAAATGAATAGTTATAAAACATTTGTTTCAAAATAAGCAGATATTTATAACTTATTATTATTTGTATTACGAAGTTACAAAACCAGAACACAATTGTTAGCGTAAAGTTACTTTATATTAGAAAAATACGGTTAACAGGCTCGTTTAAAAGATAGGTAAAACATGATCGTTGCAGGCATAGATTGTGGCACAAATTCGATTAGGCTACTTATAGCTGAAAAACAAGGAACATCTTTAAAAGATATCGTTCGTATTATGCGAATAGTTAGGCTTGGGCAAGACATAGACAAAACTGGATACTTTGCTGAGGAAGCTTTGCAAAGGACCTTTGAAAGCTGTGAAGAATTTGCACAAATCTGCAAACAACATAACGTTGAAAAAATACGCTTTGTAGCCACATCTGCAACAAGAGACGCAAAAAATCGTGAAGTATTCTTGCAAGGAGTTAAACGTATCCTTGGAGCTGAAGTGGAAGTAATTTCTGGGGACGAAGAGGCGAGTCTATCATTTGCTGGAGCTTTGAACGTTCTATCAGCTGAACAAAAACAGGAAAAATCTGGCACTTTGGAAACAGGTTTTCTTACTGAGCGTACATGCCAAAACTCAAGTAATATTTTAGTTGTAGATATTGGTGGAGGTTCTACCGAATTTGTTTGCGGACACAAAACCCCAGATAAAACTATATCGCTTGATATGGGATGTGTTAGGATGACTGAGAGATTCCTAAAAGATGGAGTTAACTCACAAAGCATCGCCAAAGCTATAAAAGTCATAGATGAGTATATAGCTAAAGCTGATGAAAAAATTGATTTTACACGTATTAGCAAATTCATTGGTTTAGCAGGTTCTATAACTACGATTACTGCAAACTACTTAAAACTCGACAAATACGATTCTGAAAAAATACATGCTACTAATATGAGCTTTAAAGATGCAATAAATTCTTGCAATGAACTGTTATATTCGACTCATAAAGAACGTGCATCTATGAGTTTTCTACACCCTAAACGTGCAGATGTAATAATGGG encodes:
- a CDS encoding DUF501 domain-containing protein, with product MIMNNQDTTVTSKDLAELERQLDRAPRGVEKIPARCVCGNPLTVMTSPRLEDGTPFPTVFYLTHPGAVRACSVLEAEKFMETMNDTLQNDIELQKKYSKAHENYIAQREQLGEVPEIKNVSAGGMPTRIKCLHALLGHTLSVGRGINPIGDWVLDVITERNLWNESECFCKKENE
- a CDS encoding Ppx/GppA phosphatase family protein, whose protein sequence is MIVAGIDCGTNSIRLLIAEKQGTSLKDIVRIMRIVRLGQDIDKTGYFAEEALQRTFESCEEFAQICKQHNVEKIRFVATSATRDAKNREVFLQGVKRILGAEVEVISGDEEASLSFAGALNVLSAEQKQEKSGTLETGFLTERTCQNSSNILVVDIGGGSTEFVCGHKTPDKTISLDMGCVRMTERFLKDGVNSQSIAKAIKVIDEYIAKADEKIDFTRISKFIGLAGSITTITANYLKLDKYDSEKIHATNMSFKDAINSCNELLYSTHKERASMSFLHPKRADVIMGGALVFRQILIYFEEMRKARKTTLSHVITSENDILDGIALSIE